One segment of Triticum aestivum cultivar Chinese Spring chromosome 2A, IWGSC CS RefSeq v2.1, whole genome shotgun sequence DNA contains the following:
- the LOC123191218 gene encoding uncharacterized protein isoform X8: MRSGCFLNVGMNASLHYTRLHCKAAGNSIGNGIYFGPEKATIINTYAVMKSGMKNLDESGNNGAISSQKAQKRLVTSRKPSNSTGSHYFGTKAPPPPPPLVPVRATNRY, translated from the exons ATGAGGTCTGGATGTTTTCTCAATGTTGG GATGAACGCCTCACTTCACTACACCAGATTACACTGCAAGGCTGCTGGTAACTCAATTGGTAATG GAATATACTTTGGACCTGAGAAGGCCACCATAATAAACACATATGCTGTGATGAAATCTGGTATGAAAAACCTCGACGAAAGTGGCAATAATGGTGCAATCAGTAGCCAGAAAGCACAAAAGCGCCTT gtcactagtagaaaaccgagcaatagcaccggttctcattatttcggcactaaagccccccccccccccccccccctagtaccggttcgtgccacgaaccggtactaa
- the LOC123191218 gene encoding uncharacterized protein isoform X4, with translation MRSGCFLNVGMNASLHYTRLHCKAAGNSIGNGIYFGPEKATIINTYAVMKSGMKNLDESGNNGAISSQKAQKRLRMALSTMMLTIATMKAAMMRRTLVVTITIVASILMVSPEKDLTSHLHGN, from the exons ATGAGGTCTGGATGTTTTCTCAATGTTGG GATGAACGCCTCACTTCACTACACCAGATTACACTGCAAGGCTGCTGGTAACTCAATTGGTAATG GAATATACTTTGGACCTGAGAAGGCCACCATAATAAACACATATGCTGTGATGAAATCTGGTATGAAAAACCTCGACGAAAGTGGCAATAATGGTGCAATCAGTAGCCAGAAAGCACAAAAGCGCCTT AGGATGGCCCTATCGACCATGATGTTGACCATTGCAACAATGAAAGCGGCAATGATGAGGAGAACATTGGTGGTAACAATAACAATTGTGGCTTCAATCCTGATGGTGTCTCCCGAGAAGGATCTCACTAGTCACTTGCATGGCAATTGA
- the LOC123191218 gene encoding putative uncharacterized protein DDB_G0286901 isoform X1 encodes MRSGCFLNVGMNASLHYTRLHCKAAGNSIGNGIYFGPEKATIINTYAVMKSGMKNLDESGNNGAISSQKAQKRLWVNTDSSHVSSEDGPIDHDVDHCNNESGNDEENIGGNNNNCGFNPDGVSREGSH; translated from the exons ATGAGGTCTGGATGTTTTCTCAATGTTGG GATGAACGCCTCACTTCACTACACCAGATTACACTGCAAGGCTGCTGGTAACTCAATTGGTAATG GAATATACTTTGGACCTGAGAAGGCCACCATAATAAACACATATGCTGTGATGAAATCTGGTATGAAAAACCTCGACGAAAGTGGCAATAATGGTGCAATCAGTAGCCAGAAAGCACAAAAGCGCCTT tgggtaaaCACGGATTCATCTCATGTTAGTTCAGAGGATGGCCCTATCGACCATGATGTTGACCATTGCAACAATGAAAGCGGCAATGATGAGGAGAACATTGGTGGTAACAATAACAATTGTGGCTTCAATCCTGATGGTGTCTCCCGAGAAGGATCTCACTAG
- the LOC123191218 gene encoding uncharacterized protein isoform X2, with product MRSGCFLNVGMNASLHYTRLHCKAAGNSIGNGIYFGPEKATIINTYAVMKSGMKNLDESGNNGAISSQKAQKRLVNTDSSHVSSEDGPIDHDVDHCNNESGNDEENIGGNNNNCGFNPDGVSREGSH from the exons ATGAGGTCTGGATGTTTTCTCAATGTTGG GATGAACGCCTCACTTCACTACACCAGATTACACTGCAAGGCTGCTGGTAACTCAATTGGTAATG GAATATACTTTGGACCTGAGAAGGCCACCATAATAAACACATATGCTGTGATGAAATCTGGTATGAAAAACCTCGACGAAAGTGGCAATAATGGTGCAATCAGTAGCCAGAAAGCACAAAAGCGCCTT gtaaaCACGGATTCATCTCATGTTAGTTCAGAGGATGGCCCTATCGACCATGATGTTGACCATTGCAACAATGAAAGCGGCAATGATGAGGAGAACATTGGTGGTAACAATAACAATTGTGGCTTCAATCCTGATGGTGTCTCCCGAGAAGGATCTCACTAG
- the LOC123191218 gene encoding uncharacterized protein isoform X9, with amino-acid sequence MRSGCFLNVGMNASLHYTRLHCKAAGNSIGIYFGPEKATIINTYAVMKSGMKNLDESGNNGAISSQKAQKRLVTSRKPSNSTGSHYFGTKAPPPPPPLVPVRATNRY; translated from the exons ATGAGGTCTGGATGTTTTCTCAATGTTGG GATGAACGCCTCACTTCACTACACCAGATTACACTGCAAGGCTGCTGGTAACTCAATTG GAATATACTTTGGACCTGAGAAGGCCACCATAATAAACACATATGCTGTGATGAAATCTGGTATGAAAAACCTCGACGAAAGTGGCAATAATGGTGCAATCAGTAGCCAGAAAGCACAAAAGCGCCTT gtcactagtagaaaaccgagcaatagcaccggttctcattatttcggcactaaagccccccccccccccccccccctagtaccggttcgtgccacgaaccggtactaa
- the LOC123191218 gene encoding uncharacterized protein isoform X5, which translates to MRSGCFLNVGMNASLHYTRLHCKAAGNSIGIYFGPEKATIINTYAVMKSGMKNLDESGNNGAISSQKAQKRLRMALSTMMLTIATMKAAMMRRTLVVTITIVASILMVSPEKDLTSHLHGN; encoded by the exons ATGAGGTCTGGATGTTTTCTCAATGTTGG GATGAACGCCTCACTTCACTACACCAGATTACACTGCAAGGCTGCTGGTAACTCAATTG GAATATACTTTGGACCTGAGAAGGCCACCATAATAAACACATATGCTGTGATGAAATCTGGTATGAAAAACCTCGACGAAAGTGGCAATAATGGTGCAATCAGTAGCCAGAAAGCACAAAAGCGCCTT AGGATGGCCCTATCGACCATGATGTTGACCATTGCAACAATGAAAGCGGCAATGATGAGGAGAACATTGGTGGTAACAATAACAATTGTGGCTTCAATCCTGATGGTGTCTCCCGAGAAGGATCTCACTAGTCACTTGCATGGCAATTGA
- the LOC123191218 gene encoding putative uncharacterized protein DDB_G0286901 isoform X3 codes for MRSGCFLNVGMNASLHYTRLHCKAAGNSIGIYFGPEKATIINTYAVMKSGMKNLDESGNNGAISSQKAQKRLWVNTDSSHVSSEDGPIDHDVDHCNNESGNDEENIGGNNNNCGFNPDGVSREGSH; via the exons ATGAGGTCTGGATGTTTTCTCAATGTTGG GATGAACGCCTCACTTCACTACACCAGATTACACTGCAAGGCTGCTGGTAACTCAATTG GAATATACTTTGGACCTGAGAAGGCCACCATAATAAACACATATGCTGTGATGAAATCTGGTATGAAAAACCTCGACGAAAGTGGCAATAATGGTGCAATCAGTAGCCAGAAAGCACAAAAGCGCCTT tgggtaaaCACGGATTCATCTCATGTTAGTTCAGAGGATGGCCCTATCGACCATGATGTTGACCATTGCAACAATGAAAGCGGCAATGATGAGGAGAACATTGGTGGTAACAATAACAATTGTGGCTTCAATCCTGATGGTGTCTCCCGAGAAGGATCTCACTAG
- the LOC123191218 gene encoding putative uncharacterized protein DDB_G0286901 isoform X7, with product MNASLHYTRLHCKAAGNSIGIYFGPEKATIINTYAVMKSGMKNLDESGNNGAISSQKAQKRLWVNTDSSHVSSEDGPIDHDVDHCNNESGNDEENIGGNNNNCGFNPDGVSREGSH from the exons ATGAACGCCTCACTTCACTACACCAGATTACACTGCAAGGCTGCTGGTAACTCAATTG GAATATACTTTGGACCTGAGAAGGCCACCATAATAAACACATATGCTGTGATGAAATCTGGTATGAAAAACCTCGACGAAAGTGGCAATAATGGTGCAATCAGTAGCCAGAAAGCACAAAAGCGCCTT tgggtaaaCACGGATTCATCTCATGTTAGTTCAGAGGATGGCCCTATCGACCATGATGTTGACCATTGCAACAATGAAAGCGGCAATGATGAGGAGAACATTGGTGGTAACAATAACAATTGTGGCTTCAATCCTGATGGTGTCTCCCGAGAAGGATCTCACTAG
- the LOC123191218 gene encoding putative uncharacterized protein DDB_G0286901 isoform X6, which produces MNASLHYTRLHCKAAGNSIGNGIYFGPEKATIINTYAVMKSGMKNLDESGNNGAISSQKAQKRLWVNTDSSHVSSEDGPIDHDVDHCNNESGNDEENIGGNNNNCGFNPDGVSREGSH; this is translated from the exons ATGAACGCCTCACTTCACTACACCAGATTACACTGCAAGGCTGCTGGTAACTCAATTGGTAATG GAATATACTTTGGACCTGAGAAGGCCACCATAATAAACACATATGCTGTGATGAAATCTGGTATGAAAAACCTCGACGAAAGTGGCAATAATGGTGCAATCAGTAGCCAGAAAGCACAAAAGCGCCTT tgggtaaaCACGGATTCATCTCATGTTAGTTCAGAGGATGGCCCTATCGACCATGATGTTGACCATTGCAACAATGAAAGCGGCAATGATGAGGAGAACATTGGTGGTAACAATAACAATTGTGGCTTCAATCCTGATGGTGTCTCCCGAGAAGGATCTCACTAG